The following are encoded together in the Thalassomonas haliotis genome:
- a CDS encoding phosphorothioated DNA-binding restriction endonuclease: MTPNELKAAVLGVKRWSRSDQRAPNKPLMMAYALAKYIQGHGQMFSFEDEVEHDLYALLKRFGPSRKTYHPEYPFWRLINDGIWRLDNAQECLPRKSNTDPPKSELIKYGVTGGFNNEIYAMLQQDSKLAVELLESILAESFPESIVPEITTQLGLEFTFRQVQKRDPNFRRDVLRAYNYQCAVCGYDLRMDDVSVGLEAAHIKWKQFNGPCTINNGLALCAIHHKAFDKGAIGLNDELKLILSTHLNGGVMAHKLFYDYENKKIKLPRDISLAPLDKFVQWHSIDVFK; the protein is encoded by the coding sequence ATGACGCCTAATGAGCTTAAAGCTGCTGTTTTAGGAGTTAAACGTTGGTCGCGTAGTGATCAACGAGCACCCAATAAGCCTCTGATGATGGCGTATGCACTCGCTAAGTATATTCAAGGGCACGGACAAATGTTTAGCTTTGAAGATGAAGTTGAACATGATTTATATGCTTTATTAAAACGTTTTGGCCCCTCACGGAAAACTTATCATCCCGAATACCCATTTTGGCGTTTGATTAATGATGGTATTTGGCGTTTAGATAATGCTCAAGAATGCTTACCGCGTAAAAGTAATACTGATCCACCAAAGTCAGAACTGATTAAATATGGTGTTACAGGCGGGTTTAATAATGAAATCTATGCCATGTTACAGCAAGATTCAAAATTGGCTGTGGAACTGCTTGAATCGATTCTAGCGGAAAGCTTTCCTGAAAGTATTGTTCCGGAAATTACCACACAGTTAGGGCTTGAATTTACCTTTAGGCAAGTACAAAAGCGTGACCCTAATTTCAGGCGAGATGTGCTTAGAGCTTATAACTATCAATGTGCTGTGTGTGGCTATGATTTACGTATGGATGATGTTTCTGTTGGTCTAGAGGCTGCTCATATAAAATGGAAGCAGTTCAATGGCCCATGCACGATTAATAATGGTTTAGCTTTATGTGCTATTCACCATAAGGCTTTTGATAAAGGTGCTATAGGGTTAAACGATGAATTAAAGTTAATACTCTCAACTCATTTAAATGGTGGTGTGATGGCGCATAAATTATTTTATGACTATGAAAATAAAAAAATAAAGCTGCCAAGGGATATTAGTCTGGCACCATTAGATAAATTTGTTCAGTGGCACAGTATTGACGTATTTAAATAA
- a CDS encoding PIN-like domain-containing protein, with protein MKSKFPGYVDNYLDNNVLTSEKVLVAFDTNILLNLYRYEKSIADDIISQIKSLKQNKFFEVWLPHQVALEFNLNRKNVLKNQERSVHLIESKFKTFKKDIEGLSTIGGKNSELHPLKKELGTNFDEIDRIIKAHLPKGKNKNRVDNVVKVVYELFDGKVGDSYSHEEMGSLEMEGEYRYQHNIPPGFEDDTKESVYSYAGIKVNAKYGDLILWKQLIDKAIIEELTVVLVTGDVKGDWQSKEFSRVRPELITEFKLKTGQDFYALTLPQFQRYFDTKLERKLSKETTTEIVELTKKDSRGWLDDILAAFYYFDKPLTLKEVYDYITQNSDRDFPPSWDVIIRRTIYNHCSDVKAFLGKKDLFKKLESGKYKLRK; from the coding sequence ATGAAAAGTAAATTTCCAGGCTATGTAGATAATTACCTTGATAATAATGTTTTAACTAGCGAGAAAGTGTTAGTTGCATTTGATACAAACATTCTATTGAACTTATATCGATATGAGAAATCAATTGCAGACGATATTATTTCTCAAATTAAATCTTTAAAACAAAACAAGTTTTTTGAAGTTTGGTTGCCTCATCAAGTTGCTTTGGAATTTAATTTAAATAGAAAAAATGTACTTAAAAACCAAGAAAGATCGGTACATTTAATTGAATCAAAATTTAAGACCTTTAAAAAGGATATTGAAGGCTTATCAACGATCGGTGGGAAAAATAGCGAATTACATCCACTTAAAAAAGAGTTAGGTACTAACTTTGATGAAATAGATAGAATCATCAAGGCCCATTTACCTAAGGGGAAAAATAAGAATAGAGTAGATAATGTTGTTAAAGTTGTTTATGAATTGTTTGATGGGAAAGTAGGTGATTCGTATAGTCATGAGGAGATGGGGTCTCTTGAAATGGAAGGTGAATATAGATATCAACATAACATCCCCCCTGGCTTTGAAGATGATACCAAAGAGTCGGTTTATAGTTATGCTGGCATTAAAGTAAATGCTAAATATGGTGATTTAATTCTTTGGAAGCAATTAATTGATAAAGCCATTATTGAAGAATTAACGGTTGTATTAGTAACGGGCGATGTAAAAGGTGACTGGCAATCTAAGGAGTTTTCAAGAGTTAGACCAGAGCTAATTACAGAGTTCAAATTGAAAACAGGTCAGGACTTTTATGCTTTAACGCTTCCTCAGTTTCAAAGATATTTTGATACAAAGTTAGAACGCAAACTATCCAAAGAAACAACTACCGAAATTGTCGAGTTAACAAAGAAAGATAGTCGAGGTTGGTTAGATGATATATTAGCTGCTTTTTACTATTTCGATAAACCACTAACTCTCAAGGAAGTTTATGATTATATTACCCAAAACTCTGATCGAGACTTTCCTCCGAGTTGGGACGTCATTATTAGAAGAACAATATACAATCATTGCTCTGATGTAAAAGCATTTCTGGGGAAAAAGGATTTGTTTAAAAAGCTCGAAAGTGGGAAGTATAAATTAAGGAAGTAG
- the dptF gene encoding DNA phosphorothioation-dependent restriction protein DptF, producing MQTSLSLKEALSVLSKSSPYAVSTERKESMSAGLDVIKSYLYIETDIEKDFYKELSKLSANDKKIIFLCGSSGDGKSEILTKYNHQFSNRVDFHFDATHSFKPQDSAIQTLDKVFTDFNAGNKPLVVGINIGMLGNYAEEGDNIEIKESIKAFLDSEKFPDNHIYLNFEDYPKFELQQSGHSSKFAKRLLQRITAEDGNIIRQYFDKELTLDKPDKRLCANYALLSIEAIQDVIVDLLFKARLIKDQFLTVRALLDFIFHLLAGPGYLQDNLFDHCDNELVSKITEFDPANIRSQLIDKFVLALSLKLPDSDFDDFVTELSKIGIRRGQKAVSYLRLFYLLRKTEFSNNYHQAYKDDFHEQLIDKYSTVWHLHTAYEGSPTKRTAIKTFYKEIVIAAIHKYNNRNAPNLNKGEFFICERNGYQLAAKIDLKIDLKTIENHVNPERCDVSHFKLFFKIGNENKSQNIPANINLLYLMQRIVDGYRPNKHDKNTVVILDEIVQMIADVASKSSTLHVLKGEQRLQVTNVDNENEDYEVSGL from the coding sequence ATGCAAACATCATTATCTTTAAAAGAAGCGTTGTCGGTTCTTTCTAAATCATCACCTTACGCCGTTTCTACAGAACGGAAGGAATCGATGTCAGCAGGTTTGGATGTAATAAAAAGTTATTTATATATAGAGACAGATATTGAGAAAGACTTCTATAAAGAGCTATCTAAACTATCTGCAAATGATAAGAAAATTATATTCTTATGTGGAAGTAGTGGCGACGGTAAATCTGAAATATTAACTAAATATAACCATCAATTCAGTAACCGTGTTGATTTTCATTTTGACGCTACCCATAGTTTTAAGCCACAGGATTCCGCAATTCAGACACTTGATAAAGTGTTTACTGATTTTAATGCAGGCAACAAACCTTTAGTTGTTGGTATTAATATTGGCATGTTAGGTAACTATGCCGAAGAAGGCGATAATATTGAGATCAAAGAGTCTATAAAGGCTTTTTTAGATAGTGAAAAATTTCCCGATAATCATATTTATCTGAATTTTGAAGATTATCCCAAATTTGAATTACAACAAAGTGGACATAGTTCGAAATTTGCTAAACGACTACTTCAACGTATAACTGCTGAAGATGGCAATATTATAAGGCAATATTTTGATAAAGAGCTGACACTAGACAAACCCGATAAAAGACTATGTGCAAATTATGCACTACTCAGTATTGAAGCCATTCAAGATGTCATTGTTGATTTACTGTTTAAAGCGCGGCTCATTAAAGATCAGTTTTTAACTGTCAGAGCTTTACTTGATTTTATTTTTCACTTGTTGGCCGGGCCTGGATATCTCCAAGATAACCTTTTTGACCATTGTGATAATGAATTAGTCAGTAAAATCACCGAATTTGATCCTGCCAATATTAGATCACAATTAATTGATAAGTTTGTCTTAGCGCTAAGCCTAAAATTACCTGATAGTGATTTTGATGACTTTGTTACCGAACTCAGCAAAATAGGCATACGCCGTGGGCAAAAGGCGGTGTCTTATCTGAGATTATTTTATTTATTGAGAAAAACCGAATTCTCAAATAACTACCACCAAGCATATAAAGATGACTTTCATGAGCAACTCATAGACAAGTATTCTACAGTTTGGCATTTACATACCGCATATGAAGGCAGTCCTACAAAGCGCACTGCAATTAAAACTTTTTACAAAGAAATAGTGATTGCCGCTATCCATAAATATAACAACAGAAACGCACCAAATTTAAATAAAGGTGAATTCTTTATCTGTGAGAGAAATGGTTATCAACTCGCTGCAAAAATTGACCTGAAAATTGATTTAAAAACAATAGAAAACCATGTAAACCCAGAAAGGTGTGATGTTTCCCACTTTAAACTGTTCTTTAAAATAGGTAATGAAAACAAGTCGCAAAATATACCTGCCAATATCAATTTATTGTATCTAATGCAAAGAATTGTCGATGGTTACCGGCCAAACAAACATGATAAAAACACGGTTGTTATTCTTGATGAAATAGTACAAATGATTGCTGATGTTGCATCTAAATCTAGCACACTCCATGTACTTAAAGGCGAACAGCGTTTGCAAGTAACAAATGTTGATAATGAAAATGAAGATTACGAAGTGAGTGGTTTATAG
- the dptH gene encoding DNA phosphorothioation-dependent restriction protein DptH: MLSKPFETFLTEHFLKESVNKLQAGYRYQFQSPDNENSNKLHQAFLALSTSNVRIKEVTIPTVNVGDITLIPVLHNENGAGFSENFISHLRDEVAGQQGQLKDSALLVIHNSMLDTLINSAEDVAQTKGVWDPLSIKEAMKSLINYQDDSHQVSECILEHRFNQILDDGATMFGFVELYQALLDGDLKFIELGLLNDPAILNWNGKQEQINERLDKNKKLFKKLDFITHHFPNELQEKLAEINLGEKFVQKHFGGEPPERWKTELELSDCLQEQAKNLDNSLELEKETLLQGELIAKSKAESKAGVRDRHLVLLLEPDQTAFTLELSFLGGKVEKKQFSIKHNKTDKFNIANPDNTGGKRSRIKITGTYLQQPMFFTLAMKRELTTESHNFKILVISAAEYHVDGFRHNYLIEPAKSRITLQTEDNSFVIAEQGSKAVVEEIGQVFENESISEVDFEQLINESDRLHFIVKGKSTALTFNVEGAIATDSLYLPLMLDQGRFTKLYQNDYYGIFNRSKNKVIIDNKEVAPKGKRLTLLQWEAQLLDDKLLTRKDDKTVSVYLQDIEADYPELYNTYADLFDYFSTTKSLPSINGWGENVRNITSKLVNAYLQAIEAIPYDKLLTQAQKRLVNIGFATFNGEEYLTPYHPLNLAYYLNLANQVVNDETGSFKTLPKVTIERLNAQGLLPFVYHPLHEFSYNQLEKDNCFWLKLLPQQETCYDYISKVVKEKVSEFKDAFSALFGAGARSTLIVNSVNNQKNNELFLGLIDYVKQQKDKVCQIHVNLYDDKLEYTEFDKFAETASYDEIKLLYGLDKGAIREQADAIIDLLRTRLTYSKFENDKVTEQAYAHLSFFRNNNKVEASDVNVEKELSGVVCHGLLAGEAAEKIEGSYFTGFGLRDVNIDHLPHLKIAKLLGTLIKPSRKSNEKHSPSKSISLAVSDSFKSLLDRSYHSSIWTTIIDPKVTLDFFKNAKDYVLIHYSDNYTNSVNYDAITVSKENDIYKKVLEQNEGGITEEFNAFNGEWLLKMIKTDGDARKNENDRKEKKGIIGAYKFVSCLLTQSDITWVPLSVAEMIRVAGNIGLKMSDSDFSRNVHGYKKGLISDDVLFVGFKDQQMYLLPLEVKTGLKQTHKKGVQQAKELKRYLTQDILGRKDLAGNLYRGLFIRQILMQIDKYKLYNLYPETHFEKLLAQREWWMQGDYELAEINNYPEGFLVAFVENDVFFESEFTEVDNILKIQLPISYLKGFVSTPLQELMADICPEKLCHIPEQYLLGVTTAETVVIESKIEDAADTTLLADEPVIEVVEPIIAPAIESPVIETPMLEKIADDTLKVLVGHNVQNEEPILWEPTNTAKFMNTNSGIIGTMGTGKTQCTKSVVTQLYRNQHNNVDSKPIGILIFDYKSDYVDDKFLTATAGKKFNLHKLPYNPLSLFGDTPMLPVHTARGFSETMGKAFGLGQKQQLRLRKLISDAYDLAGIKKADQSTWSKPAPTIADVWSLFIEDEPTEDSLYAALESLHELEIFQDNINKCTSLYELVDGITVVELAGYPTEIQNLVVALTLDLFYSQMQKQGKPEVQGDFRQVTKLLLVDEADNFMSQNFPSLRKVLKEGREYGVGVILSTQDITHFKTNENDYSAYILSWIVHRVGQIKNQDIKSIFNKDDKAAQEQLMKSIRELDKHYSLYVDGDKKVQKIKDKAFWELLNEK, encoded by the coding sequence ATGTTATCAAAACCATTTGAGACCTTTTTAACTGAACATTTCCTCAAGGAAAGTGTGAATAAACTTCAAGCCGGTTACAGGTATCAGTTTCAATCGCCAGATAATGAGAATAGTAATAAATTACATCAAGCATTCTTAGCGCTTTCAACAAGTAATGTGAGAATAAAAGAAGTAACCATACCCACAGTAAATGTTGGTGATATCACCTTAATACCTGTACTACATAATGAAAATGGTGCAGGTTTTTCTGAAAATTTTATATCACATTTACGCGATGAAGTTGCGGGGCAACAGGGACAGCTAAAAGACAGTGCTTTATTAGTTATCCATAATAGTATGCTTGATACTTTAATTAATTCAGCCGAGGATGTTGCCCAAACAAAGGGCGTGTGGGATCCCTTATCAATTAAAGAAGCGATGAAGTCTTTAATTAACTACCAAGACGATTCTCATCAAGTTTCTGAATGCATATTAGAACATCGATTTAATCAAATATTAGACGATGGTGCGACCATGTTTGGCTTTGTGGAATTATACCAAGCCTTACTAGATGGAGACCTCAAATTTATTGAGCTTGGCTTACTAAATGACCCGGCAATTTTAAACTGGAATGGTAAACAAGAACAAATAAATGAACGCTTAGATAAAAATAAGAAATTGTTTAAAAAGCTAGATTTCATCACGCATCACTTTCCTAATGAATTACAAGAAAAGTTAGCTGAAATAAATTTAGGTGAAAAATTTGTACAAAAGCATTTCGGTGGTGAACCCCCTGAGCGTTGGAAAACAGAGCTAGAGTTAAGTGACTGTTTGCAAGAACAAGCGAAAAACCTTGATAACTCACTAGAATTAGAAAAAGAGACGCTTTTGCAAGGGGAGCTAATTGCCAAAAGCAAAGCGGAGAGTAAAGCAGGTGTACGAGACCGGCACCTTGTATTGTTGCTTGAACCAGATCAAACGGCTTTTACTTTAGAGTTGAGTTTCTTAGGTGGAAAAGTAGAAAAAAAACAATTCAGCATAAAGCATAATAAAACCGATAAGTTCAATATTGCTAATCCTGATAATACCGGTGGCAAGCGCAGCCGTATAAAAATAACGGGTACGTACTTACAGCAGCCAATGTTTTTCACTCTCGCAATGAAGCGTGAATTAACTACCGAATCACACAACTTTAAAATATTAGTAATATCTGCTGCTGAATATCATGTTGATGGATTCAGACATAACTATTTGATCGAGCCAGCCAAATCTAGAATAACGTTACAAACCGAAGACAATAGCTTTGTTATTGCTGAACAAGGCAGTAAAGCTGTTGTTGAAGAAATAGGCCAAGTTTTCGAAAATGAAAGCATTAGTGAAGTAGATTTTGAACAATTGATAAATGAATCGGACCGTTTGCATTTTATTGTTAAAGGTAAAAGCACAGCATTAACTTTTAATGTTGAAGGGGCAATAGCGACTGATTCATTATATCTACCATTAATGCTTGATCAGGGCAGGTTCACTAAGCTTTACCAAAACGATTATTACGGCATATTTAACCGTTCGAAAAACAAAGTTATCATAGACAATAAGGAAGTGGCACCTAAAGGCAAACGCTTAACGCTTTTACAATGGGAAGCTCAATTACTTGATGATAAATTACTCACCCGAAAAGACGATAAAACAGTATCTGTATACTTGCAGGATATAGAGGCCGATTACCCTGAACTTTATAATACCTACGCAGATTTATTTGATTATTTTTCAACAACGAAATCTTTGCCCAGCATAAATGGCTGGGGTGAAAACGTAAGAAATATCACAAGTAAATTAGTTAATGCTTATCTGCAAGCCATAGAAGCTATACCCTACGACAAACTGTTAACCCAAGCACAAAAACGCTTAGTAAATATTGGCTTTGCTACTTTTAATGGCGAAGAGTACCTAACCCCTTATCACCCGTTAAACCTGGCCTACTATCTGAACCTGGCTAATCAAGTAGTTAATGATGAAACAGGAAGCTTTAAAACGCTTCCCAAAGTAACTATAGAAAGGTTAAATGCCCAGGGACTATTGCCTTTTGTTTATCATCCGCTACACGAGTTTTCATATAACCAATTAGAAAAAGATAATTGTTTTTGGTTAAAGCTTTTACCACAACAAGAAACTTGTTATGACTACATAAGCAAGGTAGTAAAAGAAAAGGTCAGTGAATTTAAAGATGCTTTTTCAGCCTTATTTGGCGCAGGCGCACGCTCTACATTAATTGTTAATTCAGTTAACAACCAAAAGAATAATGAATTGTTTTTGGGCCTAATTGATTATGTTAAGCAGCAAAAAGATAAAGTTTGTCAGATTCACGTGAATTTATATGACGACAAGCTGGAATATACCGAGTTCGATAAGTTTGCTGAAACAGCCAGTTATGATGAAATAAAGTTATTATACGGTTTAGATAAAGGTGCGATAAGAGAGCAAGCCGATGCAATTATTGACTTACTACGTACGCGTTTAACCTACAGTAAGTTTGAAAATGACAAAGTAACAGAGCAAGCTTATGCCCACCTCAGCTTTTTTAGAAATAATAATAAAGTTGAAGCCAGCGATGTTAATGTAGAAAAAGAACTAAGCGGAGTTGTTTGCCACGGCTTATTAGCAGGTGAAGCCGCTGAAAAAATAGAGGGCAGTTACTTTACCGGTTTTGGCTTGAGAGATGTCAATATTGATCATTTACCGCATTTAAAAATTGCTAAACTGCTAGGCACCTTAATTAAACCTTCGCGTAAATCAAACGAGAAACACAGCCCCTCTAAATCTATCTCGCTAGCAGTGAGTGATAGTTTCAAATCGTTATTAGACCGCTCTTATCATAGCTCAATATGGACCACCATTATTGATCCCAAAGTGACATTAGACTTTTTCAAAAACGCTAAAGATTATGTGCTTATTCACTACTCAGATAATTACACTAATTCAGTGAATTATGACGCTATTACCGTCAGTAAAGAAAATGACATTTATAAAAAGGTATTAGAGCAAAATGAAGGTGGTATCACCGAAGAGTTTAATGCCTTCAACGGTGAATGGTTATTAAAAATGATCAAAACCGATGGTGACGCACGAAAAAATGAAAATGATAGAAAAGAAAAGAAAGGCATTATTGGCGCATATAAATTTGTTAGCTGCCTACTGACTCAATCCGATATTACCTGGGTACCGCTTTCTGTTGCTGAAATGATACGTGTTGCCGGTAATATCGGCCTTAAAATGAGCGACAGTGACTTTTCGCGTAATGTTCATGGCTATAAAAAAGGATTGATTTCAGATGATGTTTTGTTTGTTGGTTTTAAAGATCAACAAATGTACTTATTGCCATTAGAAGTTAAAACCGGGCTTAAACAAACACACAAAAAAGGTGTGCAGCAAGCCAAAGAATTGAAGCGTTATTTAACCCAAGATATTTTAGGCAGGAAAGATCTTGCGGGTAACTTATACCGTGGTTTATTTATTCGTCAAATTCTAATGCAAATTGATAAATATAAATTATATAACCTTTACCCTGAAACACATTTTGAAAAGTTGCTAGCGCAACGAGAGTGGTGGATGCAAGGTGATTATGAATTAGCTGAAATTAATAATTATCCAGAAGGGTTTCTTGTTGCCTTTGTTGAAAATGATGTGTTTTTTGAATCAGAATTTACCGAAGTTGATAATATATTAAAGATCCAACTACCTATTAGTTATTTGAAAGGCTTTGTTAGCACGCCATTGCAAGAGTTAATGGCAGACATTTGTCCTGAAAAATTGTGCCATATACCTGAGCAATATTTACTTGGTGTAACAACCGCTGAAACGGTAGTTATTGAAAGCAAGATAGAAGATGCGGCTGACACCACACTACTGGCTGATGAACCCGTAATAGAAGTCGTTGAACCAATTATTGCTCCAGCAATAGAAAGCCCGGTAATAGAAACACCTATGCTGGAAAAAATAGCCGATGATACATTGAAAGTATTAGTAGGGCACAACGTTCAAAACGAAGAACCAATTTTATGGGAGCCAACGAATACCGCTAAATTCATGAATACCAATTCAGGTATTATCGGCACTATGGGGACAGGTAAAACCCAATGTACTAAATCGGTTGTTACCCAGTTATATCGCAATCAACATAACAATGTTGATAGTAAGCCTATCGGTATTCTTATATTCGATTATAAATCGGATTATGTTGATGATAAATTCTTAACGGCTACTGCCGGTAAGAAGTTTAATTTACACAAATTGCCTTATAACCCTCTTAGCTTATTTGGTGATACTCCTATGTTACCGGTACACACAGCACGTGGTTTTTCTGAAACCATGGGTAAAGCATTTGGCTTAGGGCAAAAGCAACAGCTACGATTACGAAAATTGATTAGTGATGCTTATGATTTAGCCGGTATTAAAAAAGCAGACCAGTCAACATGGAGTAAACCAGCACCTACCATAGCTGATGTTTGGTCGTTATTTATCGAAGATGAACCAACAGAAGATTCGCTTTATGCTGCTCTTGAAAGCCTGCATGAATTAGAAATATTCCAAGATAATATCAATAAATGCACTTCTCTATATGAGTTAGTAGACGGTATTACCGTGGTTGAATTGGCGGGGTACCCTACTGAAATTCAAAACTTGGTAGTGGCACTGACTTTAGACCTGTTTTATTCGCAAATGCAAAAACAAGGTAAACCCGAAGTTCAGGGAGACTTCAGGCAAGTTACTAAATTATTGTTGGTAGATGAAGCGGATAATTTTATGTCGCAGAACTTCCCCAGCCTGCGCAAAGTGCTTAAAGAAGGGCGGGAATATGGGGTAGGAGTTATCTTATCTACACAGGATATTACCCATTTTAAAACCAATGAAAATGACTATTCAGCCTATATATTGAGCTGGATAGTTCATCGTGTTGGTCAGATAAAAAATCAAGATATTAAGTCCATTTTTAATAAAGATGATAAAGCGGCACAAGAGCAGTTGATGAAAAGTATTCGTGAACTTGATAAGCATTACAGCCTTTATGTTGATGGTGATAAAAAGGTACAAAAGATTAAGGATAAAGCATTCTGGGAGTTGTTGAATGAAAAGTAA
- a CDS encoding diguanylate cyclase domain-containing protein translates to MKRKVCNGQLRDSDTSCRIDGEEFAILLPHTRVNHAGDIAE, encoded by the coding sequence ATGAAGCGCAAGGTGTGCAACGGCCAGCTGCGTGACAGCGATACCTCGTGCCGGATAGACGGCGAAGAATTTGCTATTTTGTTGCCCCATACCCGGGTGAACCATGCCGGGGATATTGCCGAGTGA
- the dptG gene encoding DNA phosphorothioation-dependent restriction protein DptG, producing MILRPDLPKTVDEVSKKNNKNTLNSFFPLRTKNNEFDWDAVLGHVVKISYRKSLGNGGLEEFTQLCRTRFLAKLDEEDFWPVIEQMYFECDDFFDIAPELLLFKAQKVKGSSPNDRLGAMFVSLLQDFFFKDKPKIPLNFLEGEIYNAFNEYLNTVKSKASAATATEYPYLPFLTGHFQQDLTFLGKRPKYFLTVFKDFLRLYSFLYTSQLAMNLKDWRSGEPKAKPLYFILDNEKASDERMMVKECGYKPMGDAFWNIFPYLAMNEGLQESKAKKRPIWDIANHLREAPQTAELLKDYAVAFKEQRELQRPLATSGDPLDSLNDLLKLSTDQFARAETRHEINVKYVRTIETELCSHFIQSRGRAGRVLVFNQDYLVLLTNLAIGELDRLRFNELIKAFESRGVFFDKQSQQVLIEFYGRIGNVERMSDSGDAVYVIKTI from the coding sequence ATGATACTAAGACCTGATTTACCTAAAACAGTTGATGAAGTAAGCAAAAAAAATAATAAAAACACTTTAAATAGTTTTTTCCCTTTACGTACCAAAAATAATGAATTCGATTGGGATGCAGTATTAGGTCATGTAGTAAAAATATCTTACCGTAAAAGCCTTGGGAATGGTGGCTTAGAAGAGTTTACCCAGCTATGTAGAACACGCTTTTTAGCTAAGTTAGACGAAGAAGATTTTTGGCCCGTTATTGAACAAATGTATTTTGAATGTGATGACTTCTTTGATATAGCACCTGAACTGCTGTTATTTAAAGCTCAAAAAGTCAAAGGTAGCTCACCAAATGATAGGTTAGGCGCCATGTTCGTCAGTTTGTTACAAGACTTTTTCTTTAAAGACAAACCTAAAATACCACTGAACTTTCTTGAAGGTGAAATCTATAATGCCTTTAATGAATACCTTAATACCGTAAAAAGTAAAGCAAGCGCCGCAACAGCAACGGAATACCCTTATTTGCCATTTTTAACAGGGCACTTTCAGCAAGACCTGACTTTCCTAGGTAAACGACCAAAATATTTTTTAACAGTATTCAAAGACTTTCTTAGGCTTTATAGCTTCTTATATACATCACAGTTGGCAATGAACTTAAAAGACTGGCGTTCTGGTGAGCCAAAAGCCAAGCCACTTTATTTCATTTTAGATAATGAAAAAGCAAGCGATGAGCGCATGATGGTGAAGGAGTGTGGCTATAAGCCCATGGGCGATGCTTTCTGGAATATCTTCCCTTACTTAGCCATGAATGAAGGGCTGCAAGAGTCTAAAGCAAAAAAAAGACCTATTTGGGATATTGCAAATCATTTACGAGAGGCACCACAAACTGCGGAATTGTTAAAAGATTACGCAGTGGCTTTTAAAGAGCAAAGAGAATTGCAAAGACCACTGGCAACGAGCGGTGACCCGTTAGATAGCCTAAATGACCTTTTAAAATTATCTACAGATCAGTTTGCGCGGGCGGAAACACGGCATGAAATAAATGTGAAATACGTGCGCACAATTGAAACCGAACTATGCTCGCACTTTATTCAAAGTCGTGGCCGGGCCGGGCGTGTATTGGTCTTTAATCAAGATTATTTAGTTTTACTTACTAACCTTGCAATTGGCGAGCTTGACCGTTTGAGATTCAATGAGCTGATAAAAGCATTTGAATCACGAGGTGTGTTTTTTGACAAACAAAGTCAGCAAGTGCTTATTGAATTTTATGGACGTATAGGAAATGTAGAGCGAATGAGTGATTCAGGAGATGCAGTTTATGTTATCAAAACCATTTGA